In Streptomyces chartreusis NRRL 3882, the following are encoded in one genomic region:
- a CDS encoding YqgE/AlgH family protein, whose protein sequence is MTEVSSLTGRLLVATPALADPNFDRAVVLLLDHDEEGSLGVVLNRPTPVDVNDILEGWGDLAGEPGVVFQGGPVSLDSALGVAVVPGGASGEAAPLGWRRVHGAIGLVDLEAPPELLASALGSLRIFAGYAGWGPGQLEDELVDGAWYVVESEPGDVSSPSPERLWREVLRRQRNELAMVATYPDDPSLN, encoded by the coding sequence ATGACCGAGGTGTCCTCGCTCACAGGGCGGTTGCTCGTGGCCACGCCCGCCCTGGCGGACCCGAACTTCGACCGCGCGGTGGTGCTGCTCCTCGACCACGACGAGGAGGGCTCTCTCGGTGTCGTCCTGAACCGCCCCACCCCGGTGGACGTGAACGACATCCTGGAGGGCTGGGGGGACCTCGCCGGCGAGCCCGGCGTCGTGTTCCAGGGCGGCCCGGTGTCGCTCGACTCGGCCCTCGGGGTCGCCGTCGTCCCCGGCGGCGCGTCCGGGGAGGCCGCCCCGCTGGGCTGGCGCCGGGTGCACGGCGCGATCGGCCTGGTCGACCTGGAGGCCCCGCCGGAGCTGCTGGCCTCCGCCCTCGGCTCCCTGCGGATCTTCGCCGGATACGCCGGCTGGGGGCCCGGCCAGCTGGAGGACGAGCTGGTGGACGGCGCGTGGTACGTCGTCGAGTCGGAGCCAGGTGACGTCTCCTCGCCGTCCCCGGAGAGACTCTGGCGCGAGGTGCTGCGCCGCCAGCGCAACGAGCTGGCGATGGTGGCGACGTACCCGGACGACCCTTCGCTCAACTGA
- a CDS encoding NAD-dependent malic enzyme: MATAPSVSYSMTVRLEVPASGTAVSQLTTAVESSGGSVTGLDVTASGHEKLRIDVTIAASSTAHADEIVEELRGIEGVTLGKVSDRTFLMHLGGKIEMASKHPIRNRDDLSMVYTPGVARVCMAIAENPEDARRLTIKRNSVAVVTDGSAVLGLGNIGPKAALPVMEGKAALFKRFAGIDAWPICLDTQDTDAIVEIVKAIAPGFAGINLEDISAPRCFEIEARLREALDIPVFHDDQHGTAIVVLAALTNALRVTGKAIENIRVVMSGAGAAGTAILKLLLAAGVKNAVVADIHGVVHAGREDLVDAAPDSALRWIADNTNPEGLTGTLKEAVRGADVFIGVSAPNVLDGDDVAAMADGAIVFALANPDPEVDPAIARQTAAVVATGRSDFPNQINNVLVFPGVFRGLLDAQSRTVNTEMMLAAATALADVVTEDELNPNYIIPSVFNDKVAGAVAGAVREAAKAVGAAATTSQP; encoded by the coding sequence ATGGCAACGGCGCCCAGCGTCTCCTACTCGATGACGGTCCGGCTGGAGGTGCCCGCGAGCGGAACCGCCGTCTCGCAGCTCACCACCGCCGTGGAGTCCTCCGGAGGCTCGGTGACCGGCCTCGACGTCACCGCGTCCGGTCACGAGAAGCTCCGAATCGACGTCACCATCGCGGCCTCGTCGACCGCGCACGCGGACGAGATCGTCGAGGAACTCCGCGGCATCGAGGGCGTCACGCTGGGCAAGGTCTCGGACCGGACCTTCCTCATGCACCTCGGCGGCAAGATCGAGATGGCGTCGAAGCACCCCATCCGCAACCGTGACGACCTGTCCATGGTCTACACGCCGGGCGTGGCCCGCGTCTGCATGGCGATCGCCGAGAACCCCGAGGACGCCCGCCGCCTCACCATCAAGCGCAACTCCGTTGCGGTCGTGACGGACGGCTCGGCCGTGCTGGGCCTGGGCAACATCGGCCCGAAGGCCGCGCTGCCCGTCATGGAGGGCAAGGCGGCCCTCTTCAAGCGGTTCGCCGGCATCGACGCCTGGCCGATCTGCCTCGACACCCAGGACACCGACGCGATCGTCGAGATCGTCAAGGCGATCGCCCCGGGCTTCGCCGGCATCAACCTGGAGGACATCTCCGCGCCCCGCTGCTTCGAGATCGAGGCCCGGCTGCGCGAGGCCCTCGACATCCCCGTCTTCCACGACGACCAGCACGGCACCGCGATCGTCGTCCTCGCCGCCCTCACGAACGCGCTGCGCGTCACGGGCAAGGCGATCGAGAACATCCGGGTCGTCATGTCCGGCGCCGGCGCGGCCGGTACGGCCATCCTGAAGCTGCTGCTGGCCGCGGGCGTGAAGAACGCGGTCGTCGCCGACATCCACGGCGTCGTGCACGCCGGCCGCGAGGACCTCGTGGACGCCGCCCCCGACTCGGCGCTGCGCTGGATCGCCGACAACACCAACCCCGAGGGCCTGACCGGCACGCTCAAGGAGGCCGTGCGCGGCGCCGACGTCTTCATCGGCGTCTCGGCCCCGAACGTCCTCGACGGCGACGACGTGGCCGCCATGGCCGACGGAGCCATCGTGTTCGCGCTCGCGAACCCGGACCCCGAGGTCGACCCGGCAATCGCCCGCCAGACCGCGGCCGTTGTGGCCACGGGCCGTTCCGACTTCCCGAACCAGATCAACAACGTGCTGGTCTTCCCGGGTGTCTTCCGCGGTCTGCTGGACGCCCAGTCCCGCACGGTCAACACCGAGATGATGCTGGCCGCCGCGACCGCCCTGGCGGACGTGGTGACCGAGGACGAGCTGAACCCGAACTACATCATCCCGAGCGTCTTCAACGACAAGGTCGCGGGCGCGGTCGCCGGAGCGGTCCGGGAGGCCGCGAAGGCGGTCGGCGCGGCGGCGACGACCTCGCAGCCGTAG
- a CDS encoding carbohydrate ABC transporter permease: MNPLRVRVRRPGRLAAEASALLVAVVVAFPLYWMVLSAFKPAGEIESSEPRPWTLAPSLDSFRRVFGQQEFGRYFLNSLVVAGCVVIASALIAFLAATAVTRFRFRLRTTLLIMFLVAQMVPVEALTIPLFFLMRDFGQLNTLGSLILPHIAFSLPFAIWMLRGFVKAVPEALEEAAYIDGASRARFLWQILFPLVLPGLVATSVFSFISAWNDFLFAKSFIISDTSQSTLPMALLVFYKPDDPDWGGVMAASTVMTIPVLIFFVLVQRRLVSGLGGAVKD, encoded by the coding sequence GTGAATCCACTGCGCGTACGTGTGCGCCGCCCGGGACGGCTGGCCGCCGAGGCCTCGGCTCTGCTGGTCGCGGTCGTCGTCGCCTTCCCCCTCTACTGGATGGTGCTCAGCGCCTTCAAACCGGCCGGGGAGATCGAGTCGAGCGAGCCCAGGCCGTGGACGCTCGCGCCTTCTCTGGACTCCTTCCGGCGGGTCTTCGGGCAGCAGGAATTCGGCCGTTACTTCCTCAACAGCCTCGTCGTCGCGGGGTGTGTCGTGATCGCCTCCGCGCTGATCGCGTTTCTCGCCGCGACCGCCGTGACACGATTCCGGTTCCGCCTCCGGACCACCTTGCTGATCATGTTTCTGGTGGCCCAGATGGTGCCCGTGGAGGCACTGACGATCCCCCTCTTCTTCCTCATGCGGGACTTCGGTCAGCTGAACACGCTGGGCTCGCTGATCCTGCCGCACATCGCCTTCTCGCTGCCCTTCGCGATCTGGATGCTGCGGGGGTTCGTGAAAGCCGTTCCGGAGGCCCTGGAGGAGGCCGCCTACATCGACGGGGCGAGCAGGGCGCGATTCCTGTGGCAGATCCTTTTCCCGCTCGTCCTGCCCGGCCTCGTGGCCACCAGCGTGTTTTCCTTCATCTCCGCCTGGAACGACTTCCTCTTCGCCAAGTCGTTCATCATCAGCGACACGTCCCAGTCGACGCTGCCGATGGCGCTGCTGGTCTTCTACAAGCCCGACGACCCGGACTGGGGCGGCGTCATGGCGGCCTCCACGGTGATGACCATTCCGGTGCTGATCTTCTTCGTACTCGTGCAGCGACGGCTGGTGTCGGGGCTGGGCGGGGCGGTAAAGGACTGA
- a CDS encoding DUF3039 domain-containing protein, with protein sequence MSTLEPERGTGTGTLVEPTPQTSHGDGDHERFAHYVQKDKIMASALDGTPVVALCGKVWVPGRDPKKYPVCPMCKEIYESMGSGDDDKGKGDK encoded by the coding sequence ATGAGCACTCTCGAGCCCGAGCGCGGGACTGGTACGGGGACCCTCGTAGAGCCGACGCCGCAGACCTCCCACGGTGACGGTGACCACGAGCGCTTCGCCCACTACGTCCAGAAGGACAAGATCATGGCGAGCGCCCTCGACGGCACCCCCGTCGTGGCGCTGTGCGGCAAGGTCTGGGTGCCGGGCCGCGACCCGAAGAAGTACCCCGTGTGTCCCATGTGCAAGGAGATCTACGAGTCCATGGGCTCCGGCGACGACGACAAGGGCAAGGGCGACAAGTAG
- a CDS encoding HU family DNA-binding protein yields the protein MNRSELVAALADRAEVTRKDADAVLAAFADVVGDIVSKGDEKVTIPGFLTFERTHRAARTARNPQTGEPIQIPAGYSVKVSAGSKLKEAAKGK from the coding sequence ATGAACCGCAGTGAGCTGGTGGCCGCGCTGGCCGACCGCGCCGAGGTGACCCGCAAGGACGCCGACGCCGTGCTGGCCGCGTTCGCCGACGTGGTCGGCGACATCGTCTCCAAGGGGGACGAGAAGGTCACCATCCCCGGCTTCCTGACCTTCGAGCGCACCCACCGTGCCGCTCGCACCGCCCGCAACCCGCAGACCGGCGAGCCCATCCAGATCCCGGCCGGCTACAGCGTGAAGGTCTCCGCGGGCTCCAAGCTCAAGGAAGCGGCCAAGGGTAAGTGA
- a CDS encoding carbohydrate ABC transporter permease yields the protein MSGGWTPWLYLAPALVVLGGLLVYPIYQLGLISFFEYTQAQVSGGEPTVFRGVANYAELFGDPQFWQVLLATVLFAGACVVCTLAVGCALAVLLTRVRAVPRLALMLAALGAWATPAVTGSTVWLFLFDPDFGPVNRILGLGDHSWTYGRLSAFFLVLLEVVWCSFPFVMVTVYAGIRAVPTEVLEAASLDGASQWRIWRSVLAPMLRPILVVVTIQSVIWDFKVFTQIYVMTGGGGIAGQNLVLNVYAYQQAFASSQYSLGSAIGVVMLLILLAVTLVYLRLLRRQGEEL from the coding sequence GTGTCCGGCGGCTGGACACCGTGGCTCTATCTCGCGCCCGCGCTCGTCGTGCTCGGAGGGCTGCTCGTCTACCCCATTTATCAGCTCGGGCTGATCTCCTTCTTCGAGTACACGCAGGCGCAGGTCAGCGGTGGGGAACCGACGGTGTTCCGGGGGGTCGCGAACTACGCCGAACTGTTCGGCGATCCGCAGTTCTGGCAGGTGCTGCTCGCCACCGTGCTGTTCGCGGGCGCCTGCGTCGTGTGCACGCTGGCGGTCGGATGTGCCCTGGCCGTGCTGCTCACACGCGTCCGGGCCGTACCGCGGCTCGCGCTGATGCTGGCAGCCCTGGGCGCGTGGGCCACCCCGGCCGTGACCGGCTCCACGGTCTGGCTGTTCCTCTTCGACCCGGACTTCGGCCCGGTCAACCGGATCCTGGGCCTCGGCGACCACTCGTGGACGTACGGGCGTCTCAGCGCCTTCTTCCTCGTCCTGCTCGAAGTGGTGTGGTGCTCCTTCCCGTTCGTGATGGTGACCGTCTACGCGGGGATTCGCGCCGTGCCCACCGAAGTGCTGGAGGCCGCCTCCCTCGACGGCGCCTCGCAGTGGCGCATCTGGCGCTCCGTGCTCGCCCCGATGCTCCGGCCCATCCTGGTCGTCGTCACCATCCAGTCGGTCATCTGGGATTTCAAGGTCTTCACCCAGATCTACGTCATGACGGGCGGCGGCGGCATCGCGGGCCAGAACCTCGTGCTGAACGTCTACGCCTACCAGCAGGCGTTCGCGTCCTCGCAGTACAGCCTCGGCTCGGCGATCGGCGTCGTGATGCTGCTGATCCTGCTCGCCGTCACGCTGGTGTACCTGCGGCTGCTGCGCCGCCAGGGGGAGGAACTGTGA
- a CDS encoding extracellular solute-binding protein, protein MKLSVRYAALTALAALLATACAPQTSTTSSSDKDEKTGTLRVWLFQEVGNTPKEKAVDSVVAAFEKAHKGTEVDVEYIPVDTRAQRVKAAFNDPASAPDVMEYGNTDTAGYVRDGGLLDVTEEFGDWDEAKDTDPTAKQSVTVDGKIYGAPFYVGVRALYYRTDVFEELGLSVPKTMDELASTARKIRAAKPELYGLVVGGAYTYGAMPFVWANGGELASGKGGSYASGIDSPEARTGIEAYTSLFGDDNCPAAKCAGMGGNDTISAFAAGKAGMAIGGDFSHSAVEAGKVKGKYAVVPLPGVKSGSIAPAFAGGNNIGVLKSTSHRTLAVQLMEQLASKKTQTELFDAMGFLPTFTDVRQQVAAKEPFVKPFVQTLSAGTKFVPASPAWAQIDSSLVLPTMFQEIISGKKDVAAASEDAAKKMNTAFGSAG, encoded by the coding sequence ATGAAGCTGTCCGTCCGATACGCCGCGCTCACCGCGCTCGCCGCTCTCCTGGCCACCGCCTGCGCGCCCCAGACCTCCACGACCTCCTCCTCCGACAAGGACGAGAAGACCGGCACGCTGCGCGTGTGGCTCTTCCAGGAGGTCGGCAACACCCCCAAGGAGAAGGCCGTCGACTCCGTCGTCGCCGCCTTCGAGAAGGCCCACAAGGGCACCGAGGTCGACGTCGAGTACATCCCCGTCGACACCCGCGCCCAGCGCGTCAAGGCCGCCTTCAACGACCCCGCCTCCGCTCCCGACGTGATGGAGTACGGCAACACCGACACGGCCGGGTATGTGAGGGACGGCGGACTCCTCGACGTCACCGAGGAGTTCGGCGACTGGGACGAGGCGAAGGACACCGACCCGACGGCCAAGCAGTCGGTGACGGTGGACGGCAAGATCTACGGCGCCCCCTTCTACGTCGGCGTCCGCGCGCTCTACTACCGCACGGACGTCTTCGAGGAACTCGGCCTGTCCGTCCCGAAGACGATGGACGAACTGGCCTCCACCGCCCGCAAGATACGCGCGGCGAAGCCCGAGCTGTACGGGCTCGTGGTCGGCGGCGCCTACACCTACGGCGCGATGCCGTTCGTCTGGGCCAACGGCGGTGAACTCGCGAGTGGCAAGGGCGGTTCGTACGCCTCCGGCATCGACAGCCCGGAGGCCCGGACGGGCATCGAGGCGTACACGTCCCTCTTCGGCGACGACAACTGTCCGGCCGCCAAGTGCGCGGGCATGGGCGGCAACGACACGATCTCCGCGTTCGCCGCGGGCAAGGCCGGGATGGCGATCGGCGGCGACTTCAGCCACAGCGCCGTCGAGGCCGGGAAGGTCAAGGGCAAGTACGCCGTCGTCCCGCTGCCGGGGGTGAAGTCCGGCTCGATCGCACCGGCCTTCGCGGGCGGTAACAACATCGGCGTCCTGAAGAGCACGTCCCACCGCACACTCGCGGTCCAGCTGATGGAACAGCTCGCCTCCAAGAAGACCCAGACCGAACTCTTCGACGCGATGGGCTTCCTGCCGACCTTCACGGACGTCCGCCAACAGGTCGCGGCGAAGGAACCGTTCGTGAAGCCCTTCGTGCAGACCCTGTCGGCCGGCACGAAGTTCGTCCCCGCCTCACCCGCCTGGGCCCAGATCGACTCCTCGCTCGTCCTGCCCACGATGTTCCAGGAGATCATCAGCGGCAAGAAGGACGTGGCCGCCGCGTCCGAGGACGCCGCGAAGAAGATGAACACCGCGTTCGGCTCCGCCGGGTGA
- the murA gene encoding UDP-N-acetylglucosamine 1-carboxyvinyltransferase: MTVNDDVLLVHGGTPLEGEIRVRGAKNLVPKAMVAALLGSAPSRLRNVPDIRDVRVVRGLLQLHGVTVRPGDEPGELVMDPTRVESANVADIDAHAGSSRIPILFCGPLLHRLGHAFIPGLGGCDIGGRPIDFHFDVLRQFGARIEKRADGQYLEAPQRLRGTKIRLPYPSVGATEQVLLTAVLAEGVTELSNAAVEPEIEDLICVLQKMGAIIAMDTDRTIRITGVDKLGGYTHRALSDRLEAASWASAALATEGNIYVRGAQQRSMMTFLNTYRKVGGAFEIDDEGIRFWHPGGQLKSIALETDVHPGFQTDWQQPLVVALTQATGLSIIHETVYESRLGFTSALNQMGAHIQLYRECLGGSDCRFGQRNFLHSAVVSGPTKLQGADLVIPDLRGGFSYLIAALAAQGTSRVHGIGLINRGYENFMEKLVELGAKVELPGKALG, translated from the coding sequence ATGACCGTCAACGACGATGTCCTGCTTGTCCACGGCGGAACCCCGCTGGAGGGCGAGATCCGTGTCCGCGGTGCGAAGAACCTCGTACCGAAGGCCATGGTGGCAGCGCTGCTGGGCAGCGCTCCGAGCCGGCTCCGCAATGTTCCGGACATCCGTGACGTACGGGTCGTGCGGGGTCTGTTGCAGCTGCACGGTGTGACGGTCCGTCCGGGGGACGAACCCGGCGAACTGGTGATGGATCCGACGCGCGTGGAGAGCGCGAACGTCGCTGACATCGATGCCCACGCGGGTTCCAGCCGTATTCCGATCCTCTTCTGCGGCCCCCTTCTGCACCGCCTCGGCCACGCGTTCATCCCGGGCCTCGGCGGCTGCGACATCGGCGGCCGGCCCATCGACTTCCACTTCGACGTGCTGCGGCAGTTCGGCGCGCGGATCGAGAAGCGGGCGGACGGGCAGTACCTGGAGGCCCCGCAGCGGCTGCGGGGCACGAAGATCCGGCTGCCGTACCCGTCCGTCGGCGCGACCGAGCAGGTGCTGCTGACGGCGGTGCTCGCCGAGGGCGTCACCGAGCTCTCGAACGCGGCTGTCGAGCCGGAGATCGAGGACCTGATCTGCGTCCTTCAGAAGATGGGCGCCATCATCGCGATGGACACCGACCGGACGATCCGCATCACCGGTGTGGACAAACTCGGCGGCTACACCCACCGCGCGCTGTCCGACCGCCTGGAGGCCGCGTCCTGGGCGTCCGCCGCGCTGGCGACCGAGGGCAACATCTACGTCCGTGGCGCCCAGCAGCGCTCGATGATGACGTTCCTGAACACCTACCGGAAGGTGGGCGGGGCCTTCGAGATCGACGACGAGGGCATCCGCTTCTGGCACCCCGGCGGCCAGCTCAAGTCCATCGCGCTGGAGACGGACGTCCACCCCGGTTTCCAGACCGACTGGCAGCAGCCGCTGGTGGTGGCCCTCACCCAGGCCACGGGCCTGTCCATCATCCACGAGACGGTCTACGAGTCCCGCCTCGGCTTCACCTCCGCCCTGAACCAGATGGGCGCGCACATCCAGCTCTACCGCGAGTGCCTGGGCGGCTCCGACTGCCGCTTCGGCCAGCGCAACTTCCTGCACTCGGCCGTCGTCTCCGGCCCCACCAAGCTCCAGGGCGCCGATCTGGTCATCCCCGACCTCCGCGGCGGCTTCTCGTACCTCATCGCGGCACTGGCGGCCCAGGGCACGTCCCGCGTCCACGGCATCGGCCTCATCAACCGCGGCTACGAGAACTTCATGGAGAAGCTCGTGGAGCTGGGCGCGAAGGTCGAGCTGCCGGGCAAGGCACTCGGCTGA
- a CDS encoding HelD family protein, producing the protein MAAQAQQETALDSLRDREISVEQEHLDRVYRRLEEKIHEAEFLMNDAAQRGQVGTPGALAERDAQVFRAGIHLSRLNNEFEDFLFGRIDLLRGKDGKKGPDGAYTAVEPAEGAVREDNTADIAETLHIGRIGVLDQDYAPLVIDWRAPAAAPFYRSTPVDPGRVVRRRVIRSKGRKVLGVEDDLMRPELTAFLDGHELPVIGDGALMAALGQARSHTMRDIVASIQAEQDLVIRAPAASVTYVEGGPGTGKTAVALHRAAYLLYQDRRRYAGGILIVSPTPLLVAYTEGVLPSLGEEGQVAIRAIGSLVDGAEATLYDPPSVARAKGSSRMLKVLRKAARGALELNDPPARLRVVAFGRRLELEAEQLAGIRRAALGGTAPVNLLRPRARKLLLDALWEQSGAAGRHTDPELAAELRSSFDEDITSEDAFTAFLDAWWPELTPAAVLDAMADERRLGRWARRILNPGEIRKVARSLRRDGRSVHDIAMLDELQAVLGAPARPRKKRELDPLDQLTGLEELMPVREETQRERAERLAQERTEYAHVIVDEAQDLTPMQWRMVGRRGRHATWTVVGDPAQSSWSDPDEAAEARDEALGTRPRRRFELTVNYRNPAEIAELASKVLALAMPGSQSPKAVRSTGVEPRFTVVRDTLAETVRAEAARLLERVDGTVGVVVAMQRREEARRWLAGLGDRVVALGSLEAKGLEYDATVVVSPAEIADESPAGLRVLYVALTRATQQLTVVSADRDEPDAAGVPDLLRD; encoded by the coding sequence GTGGCCGCTCAGGCTCAACAGGAAACCGCGCTCGACTCCCTGAGAGACAGAGAGATCAGCGTCGAACAGGAACACCTGGACCGGGTGTACCGGCGCCTCGAGGAGAAGATCCACGAGGCCGAGTTCCTCATGAACGACGCGGCCCAGCGCGGCCAGGTCGGCACGCCCGGCGCGCTCGCCGAGCGGGACGCCCAGGTCTTCCGGGCCGGCATACACCTCAGCCGGCTGAACAACGAGTTCGAGGACTTCCTCTTCGGCCGTATCGACCTGCTGCGCGGCAAGGACGGCAAGAAGGGCCCCGACGGCGCGTACACCGCCGTGGAGCCCGCCGAGGGCGCGGTCCGGGAGGACAACACCGCCGACATCGCCGAGACACTGCACATCGGCCGCATCGGTGTCCTCGACCAGGACTACGCCCCGCTGGTCATCGACTGGCGGGCCCCGGCCGCCGCTCCCTTCTACCGCTCGACGCCCGTGGACCCCGGCCGGGTCGTCCGCCGCCGGGTCATCCGCTCCAAGGGCCGCAAGGTGCTGGGCGTCGAGGACGACCTGATGCGCCCCGAGCTGACGGCCTTCCTCGACGGCCACGAGTTGCCCGTCATCGGCGACGGCGCCCTGATGGCCGCGCTCGGCCAGGCCCGCAGCCACACCATGCGCGACATCGTCGCCTCCATCCAGGCCGAGCAGGACCTGGTCATCCGCGCCCCCGCCGCCTCCGTGACGTACGTCGAGGGCGGCCCCGGCACCGGCAAGACCGCCGTCGCCCTGCACCGCGCGGCCTACCTCCTCTACCAGGACCGGCGCCGGTACGCGGGCGGCATCCTGATCGTCTCGCCGACCCCGCTGCTCGTCGCCTACACCGAGGGCGTGCTGCCCTCCCTCGGCGAGGAGGGCCAGGTCGCCATCCGCGCCATCGGCTCACTCGTCGACGGCGCCGAGGCCACGCTCTACGACCCGCCTTCCGTGGCCCGCGCCAAGGGCTCCTCCCGCATGCTCAAGGTGCTGCGCAAGGCCGCGCGCGGAGCCCTGGAGCTGAACGATCCACCGGCCCGGCTGCGCGTCGTCGCCTTCGGCCGCCGCCTGGAGCTGGAGGCCGAGCAGCTGGCGGGCATCCGCCGCGCCGCCCTCGGCGGCACCGCCCCCGTGAACCTGCTGCGCCCCCGCGCCCGCAAGCTCCTGCTGGACGCCCTGTGGGAGCAGTCCGGCGCGGCGGGCCGCCACACCGACCCGGAACTCGCCGCCGAGCTGCGCTCCTCCTTCGACGAGGACATCACCTCCGAGGACGCCTTCACCGCCTTCCTCGATGCCTGGTGGCCGGAGCTGACCCCGGCGGCCGTCCTGGACGCCATGGCCGACGAACGGCGCCTCGGCCGCTGGGCCCGCCGCATCCTCAACCCCGGCGAGATCCGCAAGGTCGCCCGCTCCCTCAGGCGCGACGGCCGCTCCGTGCACGACATCGCGATGCTCGACGAGCTCCAGGCCGTCCTCGGCGCCCCCGCCCGCCCCCGCAAGAAGCGCGAGCTCGATCCGCTCGACCAGCTCACCGGCCTGGAGGAGCTGATGCCGGTGCGCGAGGAGACGCAGCGCGAGCGCGCCGAGCGCCTCGCGCAGGAGCGCACCGAGTACGCGCACGTCATCGTCGACGAGGCCCAGGACCTCACCCCGATGCAGTGGCGCATGGTCGGCCGCCGCGGCCGGCACGCCACCTGGACGGTCGTCGGCGACCCGGCCCAGTCCTCCTGGTCCGACCCGGACGAGGCCGCCGAGGCCCGCGACGAGGCCCTCGGCACCCGCCCGCGCCGCCGCTTCGAGCTCACCGTCAACTACCGCAACCCGGCCGAGATCGCCGAGCTGGCCTCGAAGGTGCTCGCCCTGGCCATGCCCGGCTCCCAGTCCCCGAAGGCGGTCCGCTCCACCGGCGTCGAGCCCCGCTTCACGGTCGTGCGCGACACCTTGGCCGAAACCGTCCGTGCCGAGGCCGCCCGGCTGCTGGAGCGGGTCGACGGCACGGTCGGCGTCGTCGTCGCCATGCAGCGCCGCGAGGAGGCCCGGCGCTGGCTCGCCGGGCTCGGCGACCGGGTCGTGGCACTCGGCAGCCTGGAGGCGAAGGGCCTGGAGTACGACGCGACGGTCGTGGTCTCCCCGGCGGAGATCGCCGACGAGTCCCCGGCCGGTCTGCGTGTGCTCTACGTCGCACTGACCCGGGCCACCCAGCAGCTCACGGTCGTCTCGGCGGACCGGGACGAGCCGGACGCGGCGGGCGTACCGGACCTGCTCAGGGACTGA